In one Mangrovibacterium diazotrophicum genomic region, the following are encoded:
- a CDS encoding ribulokinase — protein MTQAKYTIGLDYGSDSVRSLIVDVATGEEIASVVFPYPRWAKGMYCVPHENQFRQHPLDYLEGLEYTVVEALKQAPAGVAENVVGISIDTTGSTPVAVDEKGTPLALTPGFEENPNAMFVLWKDHTAVKEADQINELAKKWEIDFTKYEGGIYSSEWFWSKILHVSRADAGVLRAANSWVEHCDWIPAVLTGTTRPQILKRSRCAAGHKAMWHEAFGGLPTEEFLVALDPILSGLRDRMFKETYTCDVAVGKLTPEWAEKLGLSTDVVVGVGAFDAHLGAVGAQIEPYYLSKVMGTSTCDMLVAPTEEVGDKLIAGICGQVDGSVVPGMLGMEAGQSAFGDIYAWFKKVLMWPAQQIIGQTELVDEATRAKLLDELSDKMIMELAKAAEALPIDEKGVLAIDWMNGRRTPDANQNLKGAIAGLNLGTDAPRIFRSLVEATAFGSKAIVDRFIEQGVPIKGVIALGGVAKKSKLVMQIVCDVLNMPIKVARSEQACALGSAMAAAVVAGVYATTHEAQEKMGGGFETEYHPIPENAAKYQVIYEKYMKLGQFIEANLTR, from the coding sequence ATGACCCAAGCTAAATATACTATTGGACTAGATTATGGTTCTGATTCGGTACGTTCGTTGATTGTAGACGTTGCAACCGGAGAAGAAATCGCCAGCGTGGTTTTCCCTTACCCCCGTTGGGCAAAAGGAATGTACTGTGTTCCTCACGAAAACCAATTCCGTCAGCACCCGCTGGATTACCTGGAAGGTTTGGAATATACCGTTGTTGAAGCGTTAAAGCAAGCTCCTGCCGGTGTCGCTGAAAATGTAGTAGGTATTTCTATCGACACAACCGGTTCAACACCTGTTGCTGTTGACGAAAAAGGAACACCATTGGCATTGACGCCCGGTTTCGAGGAAAACCCGAATGCGATGTTCGTTTTGTGGAAAGACCACACGGCAGTAAAAGAAGCTGACCAAATCAACGAACTGGCGAAGAAATGGGAGATTGACTTCACAAAATACGAAGGTGGAATCTATTCTTCAGAATGGTTCTGGTCGAAAATTTTACATGTATCGCGTGCTGATGCAGGCGTTTTGCGAGCTGCCAATTCATGGGTAGAGCACTGCGACTGGATTCCGGCTGTATTGACAGGTACGACTCGTCCGCAGATTTTGAAACGTAGCCGTTGTGCTGCCGGTCACAAAGCGATGTGGCACGAAGCATTCGGTGGTTTGCCAACTGAAGAATTTTTGGTAGCACTGGATCCAATTCTAAGTGGCCTGCGCGACCGCATGTTTAAAGAAACTTACACTTGCGATGTTGCCGTTGGTAAACTAACACCGGAATGGGCTGAAAAATTGGGCTTGTCAACCGACGTTGTGGTTGGTGTTGGTGCCTTCGATGCGCACTTGGGTGCTGTTGGTGCTCAAATTGAGCCTTATTACCTGAGTAAAGTGATGGGAACATCAACTTGCGACATGTTGGTTGCACCGACCGAAGAAGTAGGAGATAAGCTGATTGCCGGTATTTGCGGACAGGTTGACGGATCGGTTGTTCCGGGCATGCTCGGAATGGAAGCTGGTCAATCTGCATTCGGCGATATTTATGCCTGGTTCAAAAAAGTATTGATGTGGCCGGCACAGCAAATCATTGGTCAAACTGAATTGGTTGACGAAGCAACTCGTGCTAAACTGCTTGATGAACTTTCGGACAAAATGATCATGGAATTGGCCAAGGCTGCCGAAGCGTTGCCAATCGACGAAAAAGGTGTGTTGGCCATTGACTGGATGAACGGTCGCCGTACGCCGGATGCCAATCAAAACCTGAAAGGTGCAATTGCCGGTTTGAACCTGGGAACTGATGCACCCCGTATTTTCCGTTCGTTGGTTGAAGCAACAGCATTCGGATCGAAAGCGATTGTTGACCGTTTCATCGAGCAAGGCGTACCGATTAAAGGAGTAATTGCCTTGGGCGGTGTGGCTAAAAAATCGAAGCTGGTGATGCAGATCGTTTGCGATGTGTTGAACATGCCGATTAAAGTGGCCCGTTCAGAGCAGGCTTGTGCTTTGGGTTCTGCAATGGCTGCGGCTGTTGTTGCCGGAGTGTATGCAACCACGCACGAAGCACAGGAAAAAATGGGTGGCGGTTTCGAGACTGAATACCATCCAATTCCGGAGAACGCTGCAAAGTATCAGGTTATTTACGAGAAATACATGAAACTGGGTCAGTTTATTGAAGCGAATCTGACTCGTTAA
- the araD gene encoding L-ribulose-5-phosphate 4-epimerase, with the protein MLEKLKEEVCQANLDLVDHGLVIFTWGNVSAIDRESGLVVIKPSGVSYDGMSPEDMVVVDLEGNVVEGKYKPSSDTATHLVLYKNFPNIGGVVHTHSEWATSWAQAGKSIPAVGTTHADYFYGTVPCTRKMTAEEIKTAYELETGNVIVECFQSQNINPDYVPGVLVNNHAPFSWGTDAHNAVHNAVVLEEVAKMTFRSFQLNPDTEMDQLLLDKHFLRKHGANAYYGQK; encoded by the coding sequence ATGTTAGAAAAATTAAAAGAAGAGGTTTGCCAGGCTAACCTGGATTTGGTTGATCATGGCCTGGTGATTTTTACCTGGGGTAATGTGAGTGCAATCGACCGCGAGTCGGGTTTGGTTGTCATTAAACCCAGTGGTGTTTCGTACGACGGTATGAGCCCCGAAGATATGGTTGTTGTTGACCTGGAAGGTAATGTTGTTGAAGGCAAATACAAACCTTCTTCAGATACCGCTACACACCTTGTGCTTTACAAGAATTTCCCGAATATCGGCGGTGTGGTTCACACGCACTCAGAATGGGCAACAAGCTGGGCACAGGCTGGTAAATCAATCCCGGCAGTAGGTACAACTCATGCAGACTATTTTTACGGAACAGTTCCCTGTACCCGCAAAATGACTGCCGAAGAAATTAAAACCGCTTACGAATTGGAAACCGGTAATGTAATTGTTGAGTGTTTCCAGTCGCAAAATATCAATCCGGATTATGTGCCGGGTGTGTTGGTGAATAATCACGCTCCGTTCTCGTGGGGTACCGATGCACACAATGCCGTTCATAATGCGGTGGTGTTGGAAGAAGTAGCGAAAATGACTTTCCGTTCTTTCCAACTGAATCCGGACACCGAAATGGATCAGTTGTTGCTGGATAAACACTTCCTGCGCAAACATGGCGCGAATGCCTATTATGGCCAAAAATAA
- a CDS encoding sodium:solute symporter, giving the protein MALLDWIVIGVFALALIGIITWVFMQKEETSGDYFLAGRDATWIAIGASIFASNIGSEHLIGLAGAGASSGMAMAHWEIQGWMILILGWVFVPFYTRSMVSTMPEFLERRYNKESRTILSMISLISYVLTKVAVTVYAGGLVFQQVFGIDTMWGIDFFWISAIGLVLLTAVYTVIGGMKSVLYTSVLQTPILLLGSIIIVVLGLRELGGWDEMMRICSATPVNDYGDTMTNLIRSNRDSDFPWLGVFIGSAVIGFWYWCTDQFIVQRVLSGKDEKEARRGTIFGAYLKLTPVFLFLIPGMIAFALHQKTGSFLPMMDNGTPNADAAFPTMVAKLLPAGVKGLVVCGILAALMSSLASLFNSSAMLFTIDFYKKYRPNTSESKLLRVGRVATVVIVILGILWIPIMRSIGDVLYTYLQDVQSVLAPGIAAAFLLGILSSKPTPKGGMWGMIAGFIIGVLRLGAKVLYSSMAGNAGYTDVKLWAAEKGVNNFFYTLFYDVNWLFFSGGMLVFSMIVVMVVSKFTKPAPAEQLKGLTFASASAEDKAATRASWNKWDVVHSLIIIGITVVFYIYFW; this is encoded by the coding sequence ATGGCATTACTAGACTGGATCGTTATTGGAGTCTTCGCACTGGCTTTGATCGGGATCATTACCTGGGTTTTCATGCAAAAAGAAGAAACCTCGGGTGACTACTTCCTGGCTGGACGCGACGCTACATGGATCGCGATCGGTGCGTCAATTTTTGCATCGAATATTGGATCAGAACACTTAATCGGCTTGGCCGGCGCCGGCGCTTCTAGCGGTATGGCGATGGCTCACTGGGAAATCCAGGGATGGATGATCCTGATTCTCGGCTGGGTGTTCGTACCATTCTATACCCGAAGCATGGTTTCTACCATGCCCGAATTCCTTGAACGTCGCTACAACAAAGAGTCGCGTACAATTTTGTCGATGATTTCGTTGATTAGCTACGTGCTGACTAAAGTTGCTGTAACGGTTTATGCTGGTGGTTTGGTATTCCAACAGGTGTTCGGTATCGACACGATGTGGGGAATCGATTTCTTCTGGATCTCGGCCATCGGCCTGGTACTGTTGACCGCTGTTTACACGGTAATCGGTGGTATGAAATCCGTTCTTTACACCTCTGTTTTGCAAACACCGATCTTGTTGCTCGGTTCCATCATCATCGTTGTTCTTGGTTTGAGAGAATTGGGAGGCTGGGATGAAATGATGCGGATTTGTAGCGCTACTCCGGTGAACGATTACGGCGATACGATGACCAACCTGATTCGCAGTAACCGCGACTCAGACTTCCCTTGGTTAGGAGTATTTATCGGTTCGGCGGTAATTGGTTTCTGGTACTGGTGTACCGACCAGTTCATCGTGCAACGTGTACTTTCAGGAAAGGATGAAAAGGAAGCTCGTCGTGGTACGATCTTCGGCGCTTACCTGAAACTGACTCCTGTATTCCTATTCCTGATCCCGGGTATGATCGCTTTCGCCTTACACCAAAAAACTGGTAGCTTCTTGCCAATGATGGATAACGGAACGCCAAATGCTGATGCGGCTTTCCCAACCATGGTTGCGAAACTGTTGCCTGCCGGTGTGAAAGGTTTGGTGGTTTGTGGTATCCTGGCTGCTTTGATGAGCTCGTTGGCTTCATTGTTCAACTCATCAGCGATGTTGTTTACCATCGACTTCTATAAAAAGTATCGTCCAAATACAAGCGAATCCAAATTGCTTCGTGTAGGTCGTGTTGCAACGGTTGTTATCGTGATCCTGGGTATTCTTTGGATTCCGATTATGCGTAGCATTGGTGATGTACTTTACACTTACTTGCAAGACGTTCAGTCGGTGCTGGCACCGGGTATTGCAGCGGCCTTCCTGCTGGGTATCCTGTCGTCAAAACCAACGCCTAAAGGTGGTATGTGGGGTATGATCGCCGGTTTCATTATTGGTGTACTTCGCCTGGGCGCAAAAGTGTTGTATTCATCAATGGCAGGCAACGCTGGCTACACCGATGTGAAACTTTGGGCAGCTGAAAAGGGTGTAAATAATTTCTTCTATACCTTGTTCTACGATGTGAACTGGTTGTTCTTCTCAGGAGGTATGTTGGTGTTCAGTATGATTGTCGTGATGGTGGTAAGTAAATTTACCAAACCAGCTCCGGCAGAACAGCTGAAAGGCTTGACCTTCGCTTCGGCTTCAGCTGAAGACAAAGCAGCAACCCGCGCAAGCTGGAACAAATGGGATGTTGTTCACTCCCTGATTATTATTGGTATTACTGTTGTCTTCTATATTTATTTCTGGTAA
- the araA gene encoding L-arabinose isomerase, which translates to MAKNELKNYEVWFVTGSQHLYGPKTLEQVAAHSKEIAAAFDASSEIPVKVVVKPTGTGSKEIHTICKQANSADNCIGIITWMHTFSPAKMWIHGLQELRKPILHLHTQYNKEIPWNEIDMDFMNLNQSAHGDREFGHIMARMRMNRKVIVGHWQDAATVKKIAVWARVAAAFADSRDMLIIRFGDQMNNVAVTDGDKVEAERVFGYHVDYSPIGDLVKVQDNVSDEDVAALVKVYEQEYELADNCKEGGEFREQVVKAARIEIGLRRFLEKKGAKAFTTNFDDLEGVDQLPGLASQRLMAEGYGFGAEGDWKTAALCRQMWFMSQELPDYKGCSFLEDYTLNFDGEKSAILQAHMLEVCPLISEHKPKLEVHPLGIGGKNDPARLVFTSKTGPGVAATVIDMGNRFRMIVNTVDCIETKLLPKLPVASALWIPQPNFEIGAAAWILAGGTHHTSFSYDLTVEYMEDFAEMAGVEFVLIDKNTTISQFKNELRWNDLYYHLAKGL; encoded by the coding sequence ATGGCAAAGAACGAATTAAAAAACTACGAAGTTTGGTTTGTAACTGGTAGTCAGCATTTATACGGCCCTAAAACATTGGAACAGGTTGCCGCGCATTCAAAAGAAATTGCAGCTGCATTTGATGCATCATCTGAAATCCCGGTAAAAGTGGTGGTTAAACCTACAGGAACCGGTTCAAAAGAAATTCATACAATTTGTAAACAAGCAAACAGCGCTGATAACTGTATCGGTATCATCACCTGGATGCACACGTTCTCTCCGGCAAAAATGTGGATTCACGGATTGCAGGAGTTGCGCAAACCAATTCTGCACTTACACACACAATACAATAAAGAAATTCCATGGAACGAAATCGACATGGACTTCATGAACCTGAACCAAAGTGCTCACGGTGACCGTGAATTCGGCCACATCATGGCGCGTATGCGTATGAACCGTAAAGTAATTGTTGGTCACTGGCAAGATGCTGCAACAGTGAAAAAAATCGCTGTTTGGGCTCGCGTAGCAGCTGCTTTTGCTGATTCTCGCGATATGTTGATTATCCGTTTCGGTGACCAAATGAACAACGTGGCCGTAACCGACGGTGATAAAGTGGAAGCTGAAAGAGTATTCGGTTACCACGTTGACTACAGCCCGATTGGCGACCTGGTTAAAGTTCAGGACAACGTATCAGACGAAGACGTTGCTGCTTTGGTGAAAGTTTACGAACAAGAATACGAGTTGGCTGACAACTGTAAAGAAGGTGGCGAATTCCGCGAGCAAGTGGTGAAAGCTGCCCGTATCGAAATCGGTTTGCGTCGTTTCCTGGAGAAAAAAGGAGCGAAAGCATTCACAACTAACTTCGACGATTTGGAAGGTGTTGACCAATTACCAGGTTTGGCTTCTCAACGTTTGATGGCTGAAGGTTATGGTTTTGGTGCCGAGGGCGACTGGAAAACAGCTGCTTTGTGTCGTCAAATGTGGTTTATGAGCCAGGAGTTGCCTGACTATAAAGGTTGTTCATTCCTGGAAGACTACACGTTGAACTTCGACGGTGAAAAGAGCGCGATTCTGCAAGCCCACATGTTGGAAGTTTGTCCGTTGATCTCGGAACACAAACCAAAATTGGAAGTTCACCCATTGGGAATCGGTGGTAAAAACGACCCTGCCCGTTTGGTATTCACCAGCAAAACAGGTCCCGGTGTGGCAGCAACTGTCATCGACATGGGCAACCGGTTCCGCATGATCGTAAACACAGTAGATTGTATTGAGACCAAGTTGCTTCCAAAACTTCCGGTAGCAAGTGCTTTGTGGATTCCGCAACCAAACTTCGAAATTGGTGCAGCAGCCTGGATCCTGGCGGGTGGAACTCACCACACCAGCTTCTCCTACGACTTGACTGTTGAGTACATGGAAGATTTCGCTGAAATGGCTGGCGTTGAATTCGTTTTGATCGATAAAAACACAACAATCTCTCAGTTCAAAAACGAGTTGCGCTGGAACGACTTGTACTATCACCTGGCTAAAGGACTGTAA
- a CDS encoding NUDIX hydrolase: protein MELNNQTLLNELYGEHPQHYIAVDCVIFGYRDGELKLLLYPRSFEPAKGNWSLLGGFIQKDESSDQAAERILKRTTGLDQIYMEQVAAFTQPDREPSARVISIAYYALIRLDDHDEEIVHQYGADWFSFDQKPELIFDHEEIVSKALAKLQQKATYQLVGPELLPDMFTLTQLRGLYEAIFQRTLDPGNFRKKVLSLGVLKRLNKKDSTESKKGAFYYSYEESPDKGEKELNRIIKL from the coding sequence ATGGAACTGAATAACCAAACACTGCTAAACGAATTGTATGGGGAGCATCCCCAGCATTATATTGCTGTCGACTGTGTGATCTTCGGATACCGTGACGGCGAACTAAAACTCCTGTTATACCCCCGTAGTTTTGAGCCCGCAAAAGGAAACTGGTCGCTGTTGGGAGGATTCATTCAAAAGGACGAATCTTCGGACCAGGCTGCTGAGCGAATTCTGAAACGGACGACTGGTCTGGACCAGATTTATATGGAGCAGGTTGCTGCTTTTACCCAGCCCGATCGTGAACCGTCAGCGCGTGTAATCAGCATTGCCTATTACGCTTTGATCCGCTTGGATGATCACGACGAAGAAATTGTGCATCAATATGGTGCCGATTGGTTTTCCTTTGACCAAAAGCCAGAGTTGATTTTCGACCACGAGGAGATTGTCAGTAAAGCCTTGGCCAAGTTGCAGCAAAAGGCGACTTACCAACTGGTGGGCCCTGAATTATTGCCAGATATGTTTACCCTGACACAGTTGCGCGGCTTGTACGAAGCCATTTTTCAGCGCACTCTCGACCCGGGTAATTTCCGGAAAAAAGTATTGTCGCTTGGTGTGTTAAAACGCCTGAACAAAAAAGATTCAACGGAATCGAAGAAGGGAGCTTTCTATTACAGTTACGAGGAAAGCCCTGACAAAGGAGAGAAAGAGCTAAATCGAATAATCAAATTATAA
- a CDS encoding MFS transporter has translation MTNKKNYGLPIAMMILLFGMIAFVTNLAAPMGNVLKEQFAVSNFMGMLGNAMNFIAYAVMGIPGGLLLQRVGYKKTALIAIAVGFVGVAVQYLSGYASETSAFAVYLLGAFIAGISMCLLNMVVNPMLNTLGGSGNKGNQLIQLGGSFNSIMATFTPTFVGILIGETARAQITDVFPVMYIAMAVFAMAFFVLLAVAIPEPHAEKTEEPVGSLIKGALQFRHFVLGALAIFVYVGVEIGTAGTLNLWLSDANDPSGALVGKTIAGFVAGTYWALMLVGRLVGAAIGSKVSSKMMLGVTSFVGMIFILAAIFLSPEIKVNLPVLERAASGALGFGLNEVPINAMFIVLVGLCTSIMWGGIFNLAVEGLGKYLAVASGIFMTLVCGGAFLPALQAWMADITGYQASYWVIFISLGYLLYYAVIGSKNVNTDIPVE, from the coding sequence ATGACTAACAAGAAAAATTATGGGCTGCCAATTGCAATGATGATCTTGCTTTTTGGTATGATCGCATTTGTGACCAACCTGGCAGCACCAATGGGTAATGTATTGAAAGAGCAGTTTGCAGTGTCAAACTTCATGGGTATGCTGGGTAATGCCATGAACTTTATCGCTTATGCGGTTATGGGGATTCCCGGTGGATTGCTACTGCAGCGCGTAGGGTATAAGAAAACCGCTCTGATTGCTATCGCAGTAGGGTTTGTTGGGGTCGCTGTTCAGTACCTTTCGGGCTATGCCAGCGAAACATCAGCTTTTGCTGTATACTTATTGGGTGCCTTCATCGCCGGTATTTCAATGTGTTTGCTGAATATGGTGGTAAACCCAATGTTGAATACGCTTGGCGGTAGCGGAAATAAAGGTAACCAGCTGATTCAGTTGGGTGGTTCGTTCAACTCAATTATGGCTACGTTTACGCCAACTTTCGTTGGTATCTTGATTGGTGAAACAGCTCGTGCTCAAATTACCGATGTATTCCCGGTAATGTACATTGCAATGGCTGTATTCGCGATGGCTTTCTTCGTTTTGTTGGCAGTTGCTATTCCTGAACCACATGCTGAAAAAACAGAAGAACCGGTTGGCAGTCTTATTAAAGGTGCCTTGCAGTTCCGTCACTTTGTTTTGGGAGCCTTAGCAATATTCGTTTACGTGGGTGTAGAAATTGGAACAGCCGGAACATTGAACCTCTGGTTGTCGGATGCCAATGATCCATCGGGCGCTTTGGTGGGTAAAACCATTGCCGGTTTCGTTGCCGGAACGTATTGGGCGCTGATGTTGGTTGGCCGCTTGGTTGGTGCAGCTATTGGTAGCAAGGTATCCAGTAAAATGATGCTGGGAGTTACCTCCTTTGTGGGGATGATTTTCATCTTGGCTGCGATTTTCCTTTCGCCTGAAATTAAAGTGAACCTGCCTGTGCTCGAACGTGCCGCTTCAGGTGCCTTAGGCTTCGGCTTGAACGAAGTGCCGATTAACGCGATGTTTATTGTATTGGTCGGTTTGTGTACATCAATTATGTGGGGGGGGATTTTCAACCTTGCCGTTGAAGGCCTTGGTAAGTACTTGGCTGTTGCCTCGGGTATTTTCATGACATTGGTTTGTGGGGGTGCGTTCCTGCCCGCCCTGCAAGCATGGATGGCCGACATTACAGGTTACCAGGCTAGTTACTGGGTTATTTTTATTAGTTTGGGCTACCTGTTATACTATGCGGTAATCGGAAGCAAAAACGTAAATACCGATATTCCGGTAGAATAA
- a CDS encoding galactokinase, giving the protein MTKISALVEKINGGQNPLFEELYGKDAAVLKGMADRYAKYMEQYSATYGSDDVSLFSSPGRTEVGGNHTDHQLGRVLAGAVNLDNIAVAAPNGTNIVRIDSVGFKPFEVDLSDLEIKEFAVTPGNLVKVYAKELKELGLEVGGFNAIIHGAVPEGSGLSSSASFEVLIGAIFSELFNDGKLDPVDNAKIGQKAEHACHKFCGLMDQTACAVGGFITIDFEDKANPIVKALDFDFATTGYSLVITNTGGSHGGLDAEYNSLPAEMKAVAKELGHEVLRPASMEDVVKSIPAIREKVGDRAILRSIHFQGDNARVVKQVEALESGNFQGFLGMVIQSGYSSYMYNQNIYVNREPEYQPVALGLALSELVLAGKGAWRVHGGGFAGTIQAFVPNDLLDEYISTLESVYGEGNCHKLFIRSKGSIKLEL; this is encoded by the coding sequence ATGACTAAGATTAGCGCATTAGTAGAAAAAATTAACGGTGGTCAAAACCCACTGTTCGAAGAACTTTACGGAAAAGATGCAGCCGTTTTAAAAGGAATGGCAGATCGCTATGCCAAGTACATGGAGCAATACAGTGCAACATACGGATCAGACGATGTTAGCTTATTTAGTTCTCCGGGGCGTACCGAAGTTGGCGGTAACCATACCGATCACCAGTTAGGTCGTGTATTGGCAGGTGCGGTTAACCTGGATAATATTGCTGTGGCTGCTCCAAACGGAACCAACATTGTACGAATCGACTCGGTTGGCTTCAAGCCATTTGAAGTGGATTTGTCGGATCTTGAAATAAAAGAGTTCGCAGTAACTCCGGGCAACCTGGTAAAAGTGTATGCGAAAGAATTAAAAGAATTGGGACTCGAAGTTGGCGGATTCAACGCGATTATTCACGGTGCTGTACCGGAAGGTTCCGGTTTAAGTTCTTCTGCTTCTTTCGAAGTGTTGATTGGTGCTATTTTCAGCGAATTATTCAACGATGGAAAATTGGATCCTGTTGATAATGCGAAGATTGGTCAAAAAGCAGAACACGCTTGTCACAAATTCTGTGGATTGATGGACCAAACGGCTTGTGCTGTTGGTGGTTTCATTACCATTGACTTTGAAGACAAAGCAAATCCGATTGTGAAAGCATTGGATTTTGACTTTGCAACAACCGGTTACTCGCTGGTAATTACAAATACAGGTGGTAGTCACGGTGGTCTCGACGCAGAATATAATTCATTGCCTGCTGAGATGAAGGCTGTTGCCAAAGAATTGGGACATGAAGTTCTTCGTCCGGCCTCAATGGAAGATGTTGTAAAAAGCATCCCTGCTATTCGCGAAAAGGTGGGCGACCGCGCCATCCTTCGTTCGATTCACTTCCAGGGCGATAATGCCCGGGTGGTTAAGCAAGTTGAAGCTTTGGAGTCCGGTAACTTCCAGGGATTTTTGGGCATGGTGATTCAGTCGGGCTACAGTTCGTACATGTATAATCAAAATATTTACGTGAACAGAGAGCCTGAATATCAACCTGTTGCTTTGGGCTTGGCATTGAGTGAATTAGTGCTTGCAGGTAAAGGTGCATGGCGTGTACACGGTGGTGGTTTTGCCGGTACTATCCAGGCTTTTGTGCCGAATGATTTGTTGGATGAATACATTTCAACTTTGGAATCAGTTTACGGTGAAGGTAACTGCCATAAGTTGTTCATCCGCTCAAAAGGATCTATCAAGTTAGAACTTTAA
- a CDS encoding UDP-glucose--hexose-1-phosphate uridylyltransferase, which produces MTTFNIEDHPHRRLNPLTNDWILVSPHRAKRPWQGQVEKPAVAERPAYDPTCYLCAGNERVGGHKNPDYKGTFVFTNDFSALLTDTPDGGRDEGSLFQAKSESGICKVICFSENHALTVPEMEVEDIRGVVDVWCREFEELGSNNMINYVQIFENKGSIMGCSNPHPHGQIWSSSSVPAEPAKESVTQKAYFEKNGRTLLGDYLAAELESKERLVAENEHFVALVPYWAVWPFEGMIISKRAVQNILQLTDDERTGLADIYKQLTVKYDNLFETSFAYSAGLHQAPTDGQDYPEWHLHMHFYPPLLRSASVKKFMVGYEMLGTPQRDITAEQAARRLRELSDIHYTTIKQYNKLEL; this is translated from the coding sequence ATGACTACTTTTAATATTGAAGATCACCCTCACCGACGGTTAAATCCGTTAACCAACGACTGGATTTTAGTATCCCCGCATCGTGCAAAACGCCCGTGGCAAGGACAGGTTGAGAAGCCTGCTGTTGCAGAACGTCCGGCTTACGACCCCACCTGCTATCTGTGTGCAGGAAACGAGCGGGTAGGAGGACACAAGAACCCCGATTACAAAGGAACATTCGTATTTACAAACGACTTTAGTGCTTTATTAACTGATACGCCGGACGGCGGAAGGGATGAAGGAAGCTTGTTTCAGGCGAAGAGTGAAAGTGGAATTTGTAAAGTAATTTGCTTTAGCGAAAACCATGCGCTGACTGTTCCGGAGATGGAAGTAGAAGACATCCGAGGAGTTGTTGATGTTTGGTGCCGCGAGTTTGAAGAGCTGGGTAGTAACAACATGATCAACTACGTGCAAATTTTCGAAAACAAAGGTTCGATTATGGGCTGTTCCAATCCTCATCCACACGGCCAGATTTGGTCTTCATCATCGGTACCTGCAGAGCCTGCTAAAGAGTCGGTGACGCAAAAAGCCTACTTCGAGAAAAACGGCCGCACGTTGTTGGGCGACTATCTCGCAGCTGAGCTGGAAAGTAAGGAACGCCTGGTTGCCGAAAATGAACACTTCGTGGCTTTGGTTCCATATTGGGCTGTTTGGCCGTTTGAAGGTATGATTATCAGCAAACGCGCTGTTCAAAATATTTTACAATTGACAGACGACGAGCGCACCGGTTTGGCTGATATTTACAAACAGTTGACGGTGAAATACGATAACCTGTTCGAAACGTCATTTGCTTACTCTGCCGGCCTGCACCAGGCTCCAACCGATGGTCAGGATTATCCGGAGTGGCATTTGCATATGCACTTTTATCCGCCTTTGTTGCGTTCAGCATCAGTGAAGAAATTCATGGTAGGCTATGAGATGCTGGGTACACCTCAGCGCGATATCACTGCTGAGCAAGCCGCCCGCCGTCTACGCGAATTATCAGACATTCATTACACCACAATAAAACAATACAACAAACTAGAATTATGA